In Lagopus muta isolate bLagMut1 chromosome 20, bLagMut1 primary, whole genome shotgun sequence, the following proteins share a genomic window:
- the SSC4D gene encoding scavenger receptor cysteine-rich domain-containing group B protein — protein MVMLVQEWGTSEPAPPPFPELRLANGPSRCQGRVEILYNGSWGTVCDDDWDIVDANVVCRQLGCGHAIALPAPMTFGQGSGPIFLDNVDCKGQEAALSECWSHGWGIHNCYHYEDVAVVCNELSPTSASEGPTSRTATASVQNGEGDGRIRLVSGADACQGRVEIFYQGSWGTVCDDDWGLSDASVVCKQVGCGQALEYKSNAYFGYGTGHILLDNVNCEGSEPILSACYSLGWGIHNCGHHEDAGVICMGLDTSTITSFTTSTALDHEEMLTATATAVTDGHEQPSPATEVITTVLITAELESGGVRLANGNGSCRGRVEVRHGGTWGTVCDDDWDFPDAQVVCRQLGCGPAVSATVLGSFGYGSGPVLLDNVGCDGHEMRLADCFHLGWGQHNCGHHEDAGVVCRGTLSWSWGAQDVPKSSSSHLALPHQVLMTQETISKKPPLPPPRQPRPIWRMVSILWALAQRWFGCSWEKRGTPWPSLAGVSPFSSTPSQCPTTGFLRLVNGSHRCEGRVEMFYLSQWGTVCDDAWDLRDAKVVCRQLGCGHAVAAWGEARYGPGTGYIFLDNLKCKGSEPSLLRCSHIRWDVHNCDHSEDASVVCSLL, from the exons ATGGTCATGTTAGTGCAGGAGTGGG GAACCTCCgagcccgccccgccgccgttCCCAG AACTGCGCCTGGCCAACGGGCCCAGCCGGTGCCAGGGCCGCGTGGAGATCCTCTACAACGGCTCGTGGGGCACAGTGTGTGACGATGACTGGGACATCGTAGATGCCAACGTTGTGTGTCGGCAGCTGGGCTGCGGCCATGCCATCGCCCTGCCGGCACCCATGACCTTCGGGCAGGGGAGTGGGCCCATCTTCTTGGACAACGTGGACTGCAAGGGCCAGGAGGCGGCACTGAGCGAGTGCTGGAGCcacggatggggcatccacaactgcTACCACTACGAGGACGTGGCTGTGGTCTGCAATG AGCTTTCCCCCACATCAGCAAGCGAAGGACCGACCAGCAGGACTGCTACAGCCTCGGTGCAGAATGGGGAAG GTGACGGCCGCATCCGGCTGGTGAGTGGGGCAGACGCCTGCCAGGGCCGCGTGGAGATCTTCTACCAGGGGAGCTGGGGCACAGTGTGCGACGATGACTGGGGGCTGAGCGACGCCAGCGTGGTCTGCAAGCAGGTGGGCTGCGGCCAGGCTCTGGAGTACAAAAGCAACGCCTATTTCGGCTACGGCACGGGGCACATCCTGCTGGACAACGTCAACTGTGAGGGCAGCGAGCCCATCCTCTCCGCCTGCTACAGCCTcggctggggcatccacaactgTGGCCACCACGAGGATGCCGGGGTCATCTGCATGG GTCTGGACACATCCACCATCACATCCTTCACCACCTCCACGGCCCTGGACCATGAAGAAATGCTCACTGCCACAGCCACAG CAGTGACAGACGGCCACGAGCAGCCCTCGCCTGCGACCGAGGTGATCACCACTGTGCTCATCACTGCTGAGCTGGAAA GTGGCGGCGTGCGGTTGGCGAACGGCAACGGGAGCTGCCGCGGTCGGGTGGAGGTGCGGCACGGCGGGACGTGGGGCACGGTGTGCGACGACGACTGGGACTTCCCCGACGCGCAGGTGGTGTGCCGGCAGCTGGGCTGCGGGCCCGCCGTCTCCGCCACCGTCCTGGGTTCCTTCGGGTACGGCAGCGGGCCCGTGCTGCTGGATAACGTGGGGTGCGACGGGCACGAGATGCGCCTGGCCGACTGCTTCCACCTGGGCTGGGGGCAACACAACTGCGGCCATCACGAGGACGCGGGCGTGGTGTGCCGAG GGACTCTGAGCTGGTCCTGGGGAGCACAGGATGTCCCCAAATCATCTTCCTCCCACCTTGCCCTGCCTCATCAGGTGCTGATGACTCAGGAGACCATTTCCAAGAAGCCACCGCTGCCACCACCACGTCAGCCCCGACCCATCTGGAGGATGGTGAGCATCCTATGGGCGCTGGCACAGAGGTGGTTTGGATGCAGCTGGGAGAAGCGAGGCACTCCCTGGCCCAGCCTGGCTGGGGTGAGCCCGTTCTCCTCCACCCCATCCCAATGTCCCACCACAGGGTTCTTGCGCCTGGTGAACGGCAGCCACCGGTGCGAGGGCCGCGTGGAGATGTTCTACCTGTCCCAGTGGGGCACGGTGTGTGACGATGCCTGGGACCTGCGGGATGCCAAGGTggtgtgcaggcagctgggctgtgggcacgCTGTGGCAGCGTGGGGAGAAGCACGCTACGGCCCCGGCACCGGTTACATCTTCCTCGACAACCTCAAGTGCAAGGGCAGCGAGCCCTCACTGCTGCGCTGCTCCCACATCCGCTGGGACGTCCACAACTGTGACCACTCGGAGGATGCCAGCGTGGTCTGCAGCCTCCTATGA
- the LOC125702984 gene encoding G2/M phase-specific E3 ubiquitin-protein ligase-like — MLRLPEPGRLGPLPSPQMLPHLPLPLRKRTRLHLPVFRRIQVSAGTRGAAGWMGQELSCHLHPSCRSFCWQHRPTQQVRPLQQENPQCAVCLEAVEGRPTYTTLVCPSCTGAQFHRQCIQAQALSAALHHFRCPLCQDMQTFQAEMFRLGIKIPDRSAPTALPPPAPPSTSPRTALSCPGLPPTGMRPGRWKREPTMSCTSSTAPVTPACACAHSEGTILRTQGE, encoded by the exons ATGCTGCGTCTGCCAGAACCAGGGCGCCTCGGTCCGCTGCCATCACCGCAGATGCTCCCGCACCTTCCACTTCCCCTGCGGAAGAGAACGCGGCTGCATCTCCCAGTTTTTCGGAGAATACAGGTGAGTGCAGGCACCCGCggggctgcaggatggatggggcaggagctgagctgccacctccatccatcctgcaggtccttctgctggcagcaccggCCGACCCAGCAGGTGAGGCCACTGCAACAGGAGAACCCGCAGTGTGCCGTCTGCTTGGAGGCGGTGGAGGGACGCCCCACCTACACCACCCTGGTCTGTCCCTCCTGCACCGGCGCTCAGTTCCACCGCCAGTGCATCCAG GCCCAAGCTCTGAGCGCTGCCCTGCACCACTTCCGCTGCCCGCTCTGCCAGGACATGCAGACCTTCCAGGCAGAGATGTTCCGCCTCGGCATCAAAATCCCAGACAGGTCAGCACCCACCGCCCTGCCACCGCCCGCCCCCCCCTCCACCTCCCCTCGCACTGCACTCAGCTGTCCTGGGCTCCCTCCCACAGGGATGCGGCCTGGGAGGTGGAAGAGGGAGCCTACCATGAGCTgtaccagcagcacagctcctgtgaCACCGGCCTGTGCCTGTGCCCACTCGGAAGGGACTATTCTGAGAACACAGGGTGAGTGA
- the LOC125702985 gene encoding uncharacterized protein LOC125702985: MGCRREEVRKAKARLELGLATAVKENKKSFYKYTNGKRKTKGNVCPLIDAAGNVTTDDKEKAEVLSAFFTSAFNSQSSYLRGTLCPDLDIWADTQHVSPEIEVEAVRELLLHLDSHKSMGADGLHPRVLRELAGVIAEPLSAICQRSWLTGEVPEDWRLAGVTPIYKKGRKEDPGKHRPVSLTSAPGKVMEQILLGEITRLASMGS; the protein is encoded by the coding sequence ATGGGGTGCCGCAGGGAGGAAGTCCGGAAGGCGAAAGCCCGTCTTGAACTTggattggccactgcagtaaaggagaataagaaatccttctACAAATACACCAATGGCAAGAGAAAAACCAAGGGTAATGTCTGTCCTTTAATTGATGCGGCAGGGAACGTGACCAcagatgacaaggagaaggctgaggtcctcagcgccttctttacatctgcctttaatagtcaGAGCAGCTATCTTCGGGGCACtttgtgccctgatctggataTCTGGGCTGATACGCAGCATGTCTCCCCGGAGATTGAGGTGGAGGCCGTTagggagctcctcctccatctggacagtcacaagtccatgggagcggatgggcttcatcctagggtgctgagggagttggctggggtgattgctgagccgCTCTCGGCTATCTGccagcgctcctggttgactggagaggttccagaggattggaggcttgctggTGTGAcgcccatctacaagaagggccgtaaggaggatccgggaaagcacaggcctgtcagcctgacctcagcgccagggaaggtgatggaacaaatcctcctgggagagatcacacggctcgccagcatgggttcatga
- the LOC125702986 gene encoding PHD finger protein 7-like, which yields MELRSRRLSAPHPNPPTRRPAPRPRPEREPSPPEMRPSVSEEEGECRAFPRRMCLRHVQEPPCSRAWGDNALVPTAGCRLCRRAEHDPDIYGDMCRQDRLCIHENCLYHASGLYQRGADHEGFFGFLIPDIEEVLQRVAQKKCCVCQNQGASVRCHHRRCSRTFHFPCGRERGCISQFFGEYRSFCWQHRPTQQVRPLQQENPQCAVCLEAVEGRPTYTTLVCPSCTGAQFHRQCIQAQALSAALHHFRCPLCQDMQTFQAEMFRLGIKIPDRDAAWEVEEGAYHELYQQHSSCDTGLCLCPLGRDYSENTGPWRMLLCSSCGSCGTHQHCSAIAEDAESWECSGCSGVDTGKKCSTGTWSP from the exons ATGGAGCTGAGGTCTCGACGCCTCAGTGCGCCACATCCCAATCCCCCCACCCGCCGCCCTGCGCCACGGCCCAGGCCTGAACGGGAGCCGTCTCCCCCAGAAATGAGGCCAAGTGTCTCTGAGGAGGAAGGTGAGTGCAGAGCATTCCCGCGGCGGATGTGCCTCCGCCACGTGCAGGAGCCGCCCTGCTCACGGGCTTGGGGTGATAATGCCCTTGTCCCCACTGCAGGGTGCAGGCTGTGCCGGCGGGCAGAGCACGACCCCGACATCTATGGAGACATGTGCCGTCAGGACCGGCTCTGCATCCATGAGAACTGCCTG TACCACGCCAGCGGGCTGTACCAGCGCGGCGCTGACCATGAGGGATTCTTTGGATTCCTCATCCCTGACATCGAGGAGGTGCTGCAGCGCGTGGCACAGAAG AAATGCTGCGTCTGCCAGAACCAGGGCGCCTCGGTCCGCTGCCATCACCGCAGATGCTCCCGCACCTTCCACTTCCCCTGCGGAAGAGAACGCGGCTGCATCTCCCAGTTTTTCGGAGAGTACAG gtccttctgctggcagcaccggCCGACCCAGCAGGTGAGGCCACTGCAACAGGAGAACCCGCAGTGTGCCGTCTGCTTGGAGGCGGTGGAGGGACGCCCCACCTACACCACCCTGGTCTGTCCCTCCTGCACCGGCGCTCAGTTCCACCGCCAGTGCATCCAG GCCCAAGCTCTGAGCGCTGCCCTGCACCACTTCCGCTGCCCGCTCTGCCAGGACATGCAGACCTTCCAGGCAGAGATGTTCCGCCTCGGCATCAAAATCCCAGACAG GGATGCGGCCTGGGAGGTGGAAGAGGGAGCCTACCATGAGCTgtaccagcagcacagctcctgtgaCACCGGCCTGTGCCTGTGCCCACTCGGAAGGGACTATTCTGAGAACACAGG GCCCTGGaggatgctgctctgcagctcctgcggTTCCTGTGGcacccaccagcactgctctgccatcGCAGAGGATGCGGAATCGTGGGAGTGCAGCGGCTGCAGCGGTGTGGACACCGGTAAGAAATGCAGCACGGGGACGTGGTCCCCATAG
- the YWHAG gene encoding 14-3-3 protein gamma — protein MVDREQLVQKARLAEQAERYDDMAAAMKNVTELNEPLSNEERNLLSVAYKNVVGARRSSWRVISSIEQKTSADGNEKKIEMVRAYREKIEKELEAVCQDVLSLLDNYLIKNCSETQYESKVFYLKMKGDYYRYLAEVATGEKRATVVESSEKAYSEAHEISKEHMQPTHPIRLGLALNYSVFYYEIQNAPEQACHLAKTAFDDAIAELDTLNEDSYKDSTLIMQLLRDNLTLWTSDQQDDDGGEGNN, from the exons ATGGTGGACCGCGAGCAGCTGGTGCAGAAGGCCCGGCTGGCCGAGCAAGCCGAGCGCTACGACGACATGGCGGCCGCCATGAAGAAC GTGACAGAACTGAACGAGCCTCTGTCCAACGAAGAGAGGAACCTCCTGTCCGTCGCCTACAAGAACGTCGTGGGGGCACGGCGCTCGTCCTGGCGAGTCATCAGCAGCATCGAGCAGAAGACCTCCGCTGATGGCAATGAGAAGAAGATCGAAATGGTCCGGGCCTACCGCGAGAAAATCGAGAAGGAGTTGGAAGCCGTGTGCCAGGACGTGCTGAGCCTGCTGGACAACTACCTGATCAAGAACTGCAGCGAGACGCAGTACGAGAGCAAAGTCTTCTACCTGAAGATGAAAGGGGACTATTACCGCTACCTGGCCGAGGTGGCCACGGGCGAGAAGAGGGCGACCGTGGTGGAGTCTTCAGAGAAGGCCTACAGCGAGGCTCACGAGATCAGCAAGGAGCACATGCAGCCCACCCACCCCATCCGGCTCGGCCTGGCGCTCAACTACTCCGTTTTCTACTACGAGATCCAGAACGCCCCGGAGCAGGCCTGCCACCTGGCCAAGACGGCGTTCGACGACGCCATCGCCGAGCTGGACACCCTCAACGAGGACTCCTACAAGGACTCAACGCTCATCATGCAGCTCCTCCGCGACAACCTAACGCTCTGGACAAGCGATCAGCAAGATGACGACGGTGGAGAAGGCAACAATTAG